Proteins encoded together in one Canis aureus isolate CA01 chromosome 21, VMU_Caureus_v.1.0, whole genome shotgun sequence window:
- the SNX15 gene encoding sorting nexin-15 isoform X1, translating into MSRQAKDDFLRHYTVSDPRTHPKGYTEYKVTAQFISKRDPEDVKEVVVWKRYSDFRKLHGDLAYTHRNLFRRLEEFPAFPRGQVFGRFEASVIEERRKGAEDLLRFTVHIPALNNSPQLKEFFRGGEVTRPSGISRDLHILPPPLIPTPPPEEPWLPQPLPAERRGLEELEVPVDPPPSSPAQEALDLLFNCGSTEEASTSPARGPLTEAELALFDPFSREGWYLAGQEKSGDGWQALGNGGQCGLSPPHLIIESSGPSPTHMGELAAMEAEPERLDQEPWEPGGQEEEEDEEGRPVPAYLSQATELITQALRDEKAGAYPAALQGYRDGVHILLQGVPGDPSPARREGVKKKAAEYLKRAEEILHLHLPQLPS; encoded by the exons TTCATCTCAAAGAGGGATCCAGAGGATGTCAAAGAG GTGGTGGTCTGGAAGCGGTACAGCGACTTCCGCAAGCTGCATGGGGACCTGGCTTACACCCATCGGAACCTCTTCCGCCGCCTGGAGGAGTTCCCGGCCTTTCCTCGTGGCCAGGTGTTTG GCCGGTTTGAGGCCTCAGTGATTGAAGAGCGGCGGAAGGGGGCTGAGGACTTGCTTCGCTTCACTGTTCACATCCCTGCACTCAACAACAGCCCCCAACTCAAGGAGTTCTTCCGG GGTGGGGAGGTGACCCGGCCCTCTGGCATATCCAGAGACCTGCACATCCTGCCACCCCCTCTGATCCCCACACCGCCTCCAGAGGAGCCCTGGTTGCCACAGCCACTCCCTGCAGAGAGGAGAGGCCTTGAGGAACTGGAAGTGCCAG TGGATCCCCCACCATCCAGCCCTGCCCAGGAGGCCCTGGATCTCCTCTTTAACTGCGGGAGCACCGAGGAAGCATCCACTTCCCCAGCCCGAGGCCCCCTCACAGAGGCCGAGCTTGCCCTCTTCGACCCCTTCTCCAGGGAAG GTTGGTACCTTGCTGGGCAAGAGAAGTCTGGGGATGGATGGCAGGCCCTGGGAAATGGAGGACAGTGTGGCCTGAGCCCTCCACATCTGATCATAGAAAGTTCAGGCCCCAGTCCAACCCACATGGGTGAGCTGGCAGCGATGGAGGCAGAGCCTGAAAGGCTGGACCAGGAACCCTGGGAgcctggagggcaggaggaggaagaggacgaGGAAGGACGGCCCGTCCCTGCCTATCTGAGCCAAGCCACAGAGCTTATCACCCAGGCTCTTCGGGATGAGAAGGCAGGTGCCTACCCTGCAGCTCTGCAGGGCTATCGGGATGGCGTGCATATCCTGCTGCAGGGAGTTCCTG GTGACCCGTCACCTGCCCGCCGGGAGGGTGTGAAGAAGAAGGCGGCTGAGTACCTGAAGAGAGCAGAAGAAATcttgcacctgcacctgccccaaCTCCCATCTTGA
- the SNX15 gene encoding sorting nexin-15 isoform X2 has product MSRQAKDDFLRHYTVSDPRTHPKGYTEYKVTAQFISKRDPEDVKEVVVWKRYSDFRKLHGDLAYTHRNLFRRLEEFPAFPRGQVFGRFEASVIEERRKGAEDLLRFTVHIPALNNSPQLKEFFRGGEVTRPSGISRDLHILPPPLIPTPPPEEPWLPQPLPAERRGLEELEVPVDPPPSSPAQEALDLLFNCGSTEEASTSPARGPLTEAELALFDPFSREESSGPSPTHMGELAAMEAEPERLDQEPWEPGGQEEEEDEEGRPVPAYLSQATELITQALRDEKAGAYPAALQGYRDGVHILLQGVPGDPSPARREGVKKKAAEYLKRAEEILHLHLPQLPS; this is encoded by the exons TTCATCTCAAAGAGGGATCCAGAGGATGTCAAAGAG GTGGTGGTCTGGAAGCGGTACAGCGACTTCCGCAAGCTGCATGGGGACCTGGCTTACACCCATCGGAACCTCTTCCGCCGCCTGGAGGAGTTCCCGGCCTTTCCTCGTGGCCAGGTGTTTG GCCGGTTTGAGGCCTCAGTGATTGAAGAGCGGCGGAAGGGGGCTGAGGACTTGCTTCGCTTCACTGTTCACATCCCTGCACTCAACAACAGCCCCCAACTCAAGGAGTTCTTCCGG GGTGGGGAGGTGACCCGGCCCTCTGGCATATCCAGAGACCTGCACATCCTGCCACCCCCTCTGATCCCCACACCGCCTCCAGAGGAGCCCTGGTTGCCACAGCCACTCCCTGCAGAGAGGAGAGGCCTTGAGGAACTGGAAGTGCCAG TGGATCCCCCACCATCCAGCCCTGCCCAGGAGGCCCTGGATCTCCTCTTTAACTGCGGGAGCACCGAGGAAGCATCCACTTCCCCAGCCCGAGGCCCCCTCACAGAGGCCGAGCTTGCCCTCTTCGACCCCTTCTCCAGGGAAG AAAGTTCAGGCCCCAGTCCAACCCACATGGGTGAGCTGGCAGCGATGGAGGCAGAGCCTGAAAGGCTGGACCAGGAACCCTGGGAgcctggagggcaggaggaggaagaggacgaGGAAGGACGGCCCGTCCCTGCCTATCTGAGCCAAGCCACAGAGCTTATCACCCAGGCTCTTCGGGATGAGAAGGCAGGTGCCTACCCTGCAGCTCTGCAGGGCTATCGGGATGGCGTGCATATCCTGCTGCAGGGAGTTCCTG GTGACCCGTCACCTGCCCGCCGGGAGGGTGTGAAGAAGAAGGCGGCTGAGTACCTGAAGAGAGCAGAAGAAATcttgcacctgcacctgccccaaCTCCCATCTTGA
- the SNX15 gene encoding sorting nexin-15 isoform X3 → MSKRWWSGSGTATSASCMGTWLTPIGTSSAAWRSSRPFLVARCLGGEVTRPSGISRDLHILPPPLIPTPPPEEPWLPQPLPAERRGLEELEVPVDPPPSSPAQEALDLLFNCGSTEEASTSPARGPLTEAELALFDPFSREGWYLAGQEKSGDGWQALGNGGQCGLSPPHLIIESSGPSPTHMGELAAMEAEPERLDQEPWEPGGQEEEEDEEGRPVPAYLSQATELITQALRDEKAGAYPAALQGYRDGVHILLQGVPGDPSPARREGVKKKAAEYLKRAEEILHLHLPQLPS, encoded by the exons ATGTCAAAGAG GTGGTGGTCTGGAAGCGGTACAGCGACTTCCGCAAGCTGCATGGGGACCTGGCTTACACCCATCGGAACCTCTTCCGCCGCCTGGAGGAGTTCCCGGCCTTTCCTCGTGGCCAGGTGTTTG GGTGGGGAGGTGACCCGGCCCTCTGGCATATCCAGAGACCTGCACATCCTGCCACCCCCTCTGATCCCCACACCGCCTCCAGAGGAGCCCTGGTTGCCACAGCCACTCCCTGCAGAGAGGAGAGGCCTTGAGGAACTGGAAGTGCCAG TGGATCCCCCACCATCCAGCCCTGCCCAGGAGGCCCTGGATCTCCTCTTTAACTGCGGGAGCACCGAGGAAGCATCCACTTCCCCAGCCCGAGGCCCCCTCACAGAGGCCGAGCTTGCCCTCTTCGACCCCTTCTCCAGGGAAG GTTGGTACCTTGCTGGGCAAGAGAAGTCTGGGGATGGATGGCAGGCCCTGGGAAATGGAGGACAGTGTGGCCTGAGCCCTCCACATCTGATCATAGAAAGTTCAGGCCCCAGTCCAACCCACATGGGTGAGCTGGCAGCGATGGAGGCAGAGCCTGAAAGGCTGGACCAGGAACCCTGGGAgcctggagggcaggaggaggaagaggacgaGGAAGGACGGCCCGTCCCTGCCTATCTGAGCCAAGCCACAGAGCTTATCACCCAGGCTCTTCGGGATGAGAAGGCAGGTGCCTACCCTGCAGCTCTGCAGGGCTATCGGGATGGCGTGCATATCCTGCTGCAGGGAGTTCCTG GTGACCCGTCACCTGCCCGCCGGGAGGGTGTGAAGAAGAAGGCGGCTGAGTACCTGAAGAGAGCAGAAGAAATcttgcacctgcacctgccccaaCTCCCATCTTGA
- the SAC3D1 gene encoding SAC3 domain-containing protein 1 isoform X1, with translation MPGCELPVGTCPDMCPAAERAEREKERRLHRFEVAPGCRSDPPRADPRRAVKEYQRPAAGKARPLPSQLRPPRVLLATVRYLAGEVAERADASRAEVASFVADRLRAVRLDLALQGADGVEAAAVLEAALAVLLAVVARLGPDGTRGPADPVLLQAQVQEGFGSLRRCYAQGAGSRPRQAAFQGLFLLYNLGSVEALHEVLQLPDALRSCPALRRALAVDSAFREGNTARLFRLLRILPYLQSCAVRCHIGRARRGALARLARALSTPKGQTLPLGFIVHLLALDGPEEARDLCQAHGLPLDGQERVVFLRGHYTEEGLPPAGTCKVLVGSKLAGRTLEEVVMAEEEDEGVDRPKSPA, from the exons ATGCCCGGCTGCGAGTTGCCCGTGGGTACCTGCCCAGACATGTGCCCGGCCGCCGAGCGCGCCGAGCGCGAAAAGGAGCGCCGCTTGCACCGCTTCGAGGTGGCGCCCGGGTGCCGCAGCGACCCGCCCCGCGCGGACCCACGGCGCGCCGTGAAGGAGTACCAACGGCCGGCTGCCGGCAAGGCGCGGCCCCTGCCGAGCCAGCTGCGTCCGCCGAGGGTGCTGCTGGCCACCGTGCGCTACCTGGCCGGCGAGGTGGCCGAGCGCGCCGACGCATCCCGCGCCGAGGTGGCCAGCTTCGTGGCGGATAGGCTGCGCGCGGTGCGGCTGGACCTCGCCCTGCAGGGCGCGGACGGCGTCGAGGCGGCGGCGGTGCTGGAGGCGGCGCTGGCCGTGCTGCTGGCGGTGGTGGCGCGGCTGGGACCCGACGGGACGCGCGGGCCAGCGGACCCGGTGCTGCTGCAGGCCCAGGTGCAGGAGGGCTTCGGCTCTCTGCGGCGCTGCTACGCGCAGGGCGCCGGGTCGCGTCCCCGCCAGGCCGCCTTCCAGGGTCTCTTTCTGCTCTATAACCTGG GCTCCGTGGAGGCCCTTCACGAGGTTCTACAGCTGCCTGATGCCCTGCGTTCCTGCCCGGCCCTGCGCAGGGCCTTGGCTGTGGACTCGGCCTTTCGCGAAGGCAACACCGCCCGCCTATTCCGCCTGCTGCGGATCCTGCCCTACCTGCAGAGCTGTGCTGTGCGGTGCCACATCGGCCGCGCCCGCCGAGGAGCCCTGGCCCGCCTCGCTCGTGCCCTGAGCACCCCCAAAGGCCAGACCTTGCCCCTGGGCTTCATAGTCCACCTGCTGGCCCTGGATGGGCCTGAAGAGGCACGGGACCTGTGCCAGGCCCACGGACTGCCCTTGGATGGACAGGAAAGAGTTGTGTTTCTCAGGGGTCATTACACTGAGGAAGGGCTGCCACCTGCTGGGACCTGCAAAGTGTTGGTAGGGAGCAAACTCGCAGGGCGCACCCTGGAGGAGGTGGTCAtggcagaggaggaagatgagggtGTGGACAGACCCAAGTCCCCAGCATGA
- the SAC3D1 gene encoding SAC3 domain-containing protein 1 isoform X2 — MPGCELPVGTCPDMCPAAERAEREKERRLHRFEVAPGCRSDPPRADPRRAVKEYQRPAAGKARPLPSQLRPPRVLLATVRYLAGEVAERADASRAEVASFVADRLRAVRLDLALQGADGVEAAAVLEAALAVLLAVVARLGPDGTRGPADPVLLQAQVQEGFGSLRRCYAQGAGSRPRQAAFQGLFLLYNLGEWGARRAGPWRDSGILTRAPRLQAPWRPFTRFYSCLMPCVPARPCAGPWLWTRPFAKATPPAYSACCGSCPTCRAVLCGATSAAPAEEPWPASLVP; from the exons ATGCCCGGCTGCGAGTTGCCCGTGGGTACCTGCCCAGACATGTGCCCGGCCGCCGAGCGCGCCGAGCGCGAAAAGGAGCGCCGCTTGCACCGCTTCGAGGTGGCGCCCGGGTGCCGCAGCGACCCGCCCCGCGCGGACCCACGGCGCGCCGTGAAGGAGTACCAACGGCCGGCTGCCGGCAAGGCGCGGCCCCTGCCGAGCCAGCTGCGTCCGCCGAGGGTGCTGCTGGCCACCGTGCGCTACCTGGCCGGCGAGGTGGCCGAGCGCGCCGACGCATCCCGCGCCGAGGTGGCCAGCTTCGTGGCGGATAGGCTGCGCGCGGTGCGGCTGGACCTCGCCCTGCAGGGCGCGGACGGCGTCGAGGCGGCGGCGGTGCTGGAGGCGGCGCTGGCCGTGCTGCTGGCGGTGGTGGCGCGGCTGGGACCCGACGGGACGCGCGGGCCAGCGGACCCGGTGCTGCTGCAGGCCCAGGTGCAGGAGGGCTTCGGCTCTCTGCGGCGCTGCTACGCGCAGGGCGCCGGGTCGCGTCCCCGCCAGGCCGCCTTCCAGGGTCTCTTTCTGCTCTATAACCTGGGTGA ATGGGGTGCCAGGCGGGCGGGGCCCTGGAGAGACTCTGGAATTCTCACCCGGGCACCTCGCTTACAGGCTCCGTGGAGGCCCTTCACGAGGTTCTACAGCTGCCTGATGCCCTGCGTTCCTGCCCGGCCCTGCGCAGGGCCTTGGCTGTGGACTCGGCCTTTCGCGAAGGCAACACCGCCCGCCTATTCCGCCTGCTGCGGATCCTGCCCTACCTGCAGAGCTGTGCTGTGCGGTGCCACATCGGCCGCGCCCGCCGAGGAGCCCTGGCCCGCCTCGCTCGTGCCCTGA
- the NAALADL1 gene encoding aminopeptidase NAALADL1, with product MKWVNVLGGIVGAAALLGLGIILGHFAIPKGSDVPTPSIFQDLDLEILESIMQQLDASRIRENLRELSREPHLASSPQDEALVQLLLQRWRDPESGLDSAEASTYEVLLSFPSREQPNRVAVVSPTGNVLFSCRQSEQNLTGEQGGPDVVPPYAAYAPPGTPQGLLVYANQGTEEDFMKLQAQGIKLEGTIALTRYGGTGRGAKAVNAAKHGVAGVLVYTDPADINDGQSSTNETFPNSWRLPPSGVERGSYYEYFGDPLTPYLPANPSSFRLDPDTVSGFPPIPTQPIGFEDAKILLCNLQGASAPAAWQGALGCDYKLGPGFQPNGDFPADSQVNVSVYNRLELRNSSNVLGIIRGAVEPDRYVLYGNHRDSWVHGAVDPSSGTAVLLELSRVLGTLLKKGTWRPRRSIVFASWGAEEFGLIGSTEFTEEFFSKLQERAVAYINVDISVFANATLRAQGTPPVQSVIFAASKQIPAPSLGGLSIYDNWIRYFNRSSPVYGLVPSLGSLGAGSDYAPFIHFLGISSMDIAYTYDRSKTSARIYPTYHTAFDTFGYVDKFVDPGFSSHQAVARTAGSVLLRLSDSLFLPLNVSDYGETLRSFLQAAQQNLGVLLEQHSISLVPLVTAVEKFEGAAGALDQRISALQKATPDPLQVRMLNDQLMLLERTFLNPRAFPEERYYSHVLWAPRTGSVATFPGLANACSRAMNTSLGSPAWAEVQRQLSILVVALEGAAATLRPVADF from the exons ATGAAGTGGGTGAATGTGCTTGGGGGGATAGTGGGGGCTGCTGCCCTCTTAGGGCTGGGGATCATCCTGGGCCACTTTGCCATCCCCAAAGGGTCCGATGTACCAACTCCCAGCATCTTCCAGGACCTGGATCTGGAGATCCTTGAGAGCATCATGCAACAGCTGGATGCCAGCAGGATCCGAGAGAACCTTAG AGAACTCTCCAGGGAGCCTCACCTGGCCTCTAGCCCCCAAGATGAGGCACTGGTGCAGCTGCTGCTGCAGCGCTGGCGGGACCCGGAGTCAGGCCTGGACTCAGCTGAGGCCTCCACCTATGAAGTGTTGCTGTCCTTCCCCAGCCGGGAGCAGCCTAACCGCGTGGCTGTCG TGAGTCCCACTGGGAATGTCCTCTTCTCCTGCCGCCAGAGCGAACAGAACCTGACTGGGGAGCAGGGGGGGCCCGATGTGGTACCCCCATACGCAGCCTACGCTCCCCCGGGAACCCCACAG GGCCTCCTGGTCTATGCCAACCAGGGAACAGAAGAAGATTTCATGAAGCTACAGGCTCAGGGCATCAAATTAGAAGGCACCATCGCGCTGACCCGATATGGGGGCACAGGACGTGGGGCCAAG GCTGTCAACGCTGCCAAACATGGGGTCGCTGGGGTGTTGGTGTACACGGACCCCGCAGACATCAATGATGGGCAGAGCTCCACCAATGAGACCTTCCCAAACTCCTGGCGCCTGCCTCCATCAGGGGTGGAGCGAGGCTCCTACTATGAGTATTTTGGGGATCCCCTGACTCCGTACCTTCCAGCCAATCCCTCTTCCTTCCGCCTGGATCCAGATACTGTCTCTGGATTTCCTCCAATTCCCACTCAACCTATTGGCTTCgaagatgcaaaaatccttctCTG CAACCTCCAGGGAGCCTCGGCCCCAGCTGCCTGGCAGGGAGCACTGGGTTGTGACTACAAGCTGGGACCTGGCTTCCAGCCAAATGGTGACTTCCCAGCAGACAG CCAGGTGAACGTGAGCGTCTACAACCGCCTGGAGCTGCGGAACTCCTCCAACGTCCTGGGGATCATCCGTGGGGCGGTGGAGCCAG ACCGCTATGTGCTGTACGGGAACCACCGGGACAGCTGGGTACACGGGGCCGTGGACCCCAGCAGTGGCACTGCTGTCCTCCTCGAGCTCTCCCGGGTCCTGGGGACCCTGCTGAAGAAAG GCACCTGGCGTCCCCGCAGATCAATAGTGTTTGCAAGCTGGGGGGCCGAGGAGTTTGGGCTCATTGGCTCCACAGAATTCACCGAG GAATTCTTCAGCAAGCTGCAGGAGCGTGCCGTGGCCTACATCAATGTGGACATCTCGGTGTTTG CCAATGCGACTTTGAGGGCTCAGGGGACACCCCCGGTCCAGAGCGTCATCTTTGCGGCCTCCAAACAG ATCCCTGCACCAAGCCTGGGTGGCCTCAGCATCTATGACAACTGGATCCGGTATTTCAACCGTAGCAGCCCAGTGTATGGCCTGGTCCCCAG CCTTGGCTCTCTGGGTGCTGGTAGCGACTATGCACCATTCATTCACTTCCTGGGCATCTCCTCCATGGACATCGCCTACACTTATGACCGG AGCAAGACCTCAGCCAGGATCTACCCCACCTACCACACAGCCTTCGACACCTTTGGCTATGTGGACAAATTTGTGGACCCTG GCTTCAGCAGCCACCAGGCTGTGGCCCGgacagcagggagtgtgcttctcagGCTCAGCGAcagcctcttccttcctcttaacGTCAGTGACTATGGAGAGACGCTCCGAAGTTTTCTGCAGGCTGCCCAGCAGAACCTTGGGGTCCTATTGGAGCAGCACAGCATCAGCCTGG TACCTCTGGTGACTGCAGTGGAGAAGTTTGAGGGGGCAGCTGGGGCCTTGGATCAACGCATATCAGCGCTTCAGAAGGCCACCCCTGA CCCCCTGCAGGTCCGGATGCTCAACGACCAGCTTATGCTCTTGGAACGGACCTTCCTAAACCCACGAGCCTTCCCAGAAGAACGCTACTACAG CCATGTGCTCTGGGCACCCCGCACCGGCTCCGTGGCCACATTTCCAGGCCTGGCTAATGCCTGCTCCAGGGCCATGAACACAAGCCTTGGATCTCCCGCCTGGGCTGAAGTGCAAAGGCAGCTCAGCATCTTGGTGGTGGCCCTGGAGGGCGCAGCAGCCACCCTAAGGCCTGTGGCTGACTTCTGA
- the CDCA5 gene encoding sororin isoform X3 has product MVKPEAQPVEKQKPEDPQVSEEPVLEPSSSEQKLDSQPEPTVTFLFTLLSTAEPTESKDPEKASDIQECQFLDKEDWGPRRTSREISHLQNDCRRLRESLSTIQADNRALREKLQNLLTVSYDSLKREAKAFLEEVKAAPEDARAFPKDAQAIPGMALSQVHWQHPHGTRGERTCLPQPVTQLPLPVATQLPEGGSVHPAACCSHDPQIPVSALAGPKAGD; this is encoded by the exons ATGGTGAAGCCAGAAGCACAGCCTGTTGAGAAGCAGAAGCCAGAAGACCCTCAGGTCTCCGAGGAGCCAGTCTTAGAG CCATCTTCTTCAGAGCAAAAGCTGGACTCACAACCAGAACCTACTGTCACGTTCCTGTTTACACTCCTGAGCACAGCGGAGCCCACTGAGTCCAAAGACCCTGAAAA GGCCTCAGATATCCAGGAGTGCCAGTTCCTGGACAAGGAAGACTGGGGGCCCCGGCGCACCTCAAGGGAAATCAGCCATTTGCAGAATGATTGCAGGAG ACTTCGGGAGTCCCTGAGCACTATCCAAGCAGACAACCGAGCCCTGAGGGAGAAGCTGCAAAACCTG CTGACCGTGTCATATGATAGCCTGAAGAGGGAAGCAAAGgccttcttggaggaggtgaagGCTGCTCCAGAGGATGCCCGGGCTTTCCCCAAGGATGCCCAGGCCATCCCAGGGATGGCACTGTCCCAGGTGCACTGGCAGCACCCCCATGGCACGAGGGGAGAAAGGACATGCCTTCCCCAGCCGGTCACTCAGCTCCCCTTGCCTGTAGCAACTCAGCTCCCAGAAGGCGGCTCTGTTCATCCCGCAGCCTGCTGCTCCCATGACCCGCAGATACCAGTATCAGCCCTGGCAGGGCCCAAGGCTGGAGACTAG